One Sulfolobus sp. S-194 DNA segment encodes these proteins:
- a CDS encoding thiamine pyrophosphate-binding protein — protein sequence MKGAKLLLNLLKEYNVTHIFGLPGETSLPLYEELEKEITHVLVRDERNSVYMADAYAKLSYKPGIVEGPSVGSVYMLPGVAEAYKSSTPMIVITTDTSLYGEKTNYLTSLDQSSLFKPITKESITVYDIDDLPHAVRRAFRLATSGKPGPIHLRIPNSVLESEAKEISLNAQKEFSHFPSQRPLADSEMIEKAADLIINSNFPVIICGQGALYSMAWDEVIELAELLGIPVGTTITGKGCMPETHPLSIGVVGGRGGTIFANQIIKNSDLVILVGSNTDSANTFLWRIPPIDKTIIHIDISEEEVGNNYDSLNLIGDAKVTLRAIIERIKLKGFKRKKISLEKKDLIEIEKNKEVNHVRFIKELWNITPENSIFISDPGIGALYLAGFYKAKKSGRYFIFNYGLGGLGYSIPASVGAHFARPNSLIFSLSGDGSFGFSVGELETIKRLNVNVVILLFNNSSFGWIRGEMKKRGKIIETDFLSLDYMKIGEGFGLSTYKISNDNEISETLKDAIKNTPALVEIVIESEDKMIPPVTPWKY from the coding sequence ATGAAAGGGGCAAAACTTTTACTTAACCTTCTTAAGGAGTATAACGTTACACATATCTTTGGTTTGCCTGGAGAAACATCATTACCGCTTTATGAAGAGTTAGAAAAGGAAATAACTCATGTATTAGTACGAGATGAAAGAAATTCTGTTTATATGGCTGATGCTTATGCAAAGTTATCCTATAAACCTGGAATTGTAGAGGGGCCTAGTGTTGGGTCGGTATATATGTTACCCGGTGTAGCTGAAGCATATAAATCTTCAACACCCATGATTGTAATAACTACTGATACATCATTATACGGAGAAAAAACAAATTATTTAACCTCATTAGATCAATCATCCTTATTTAAACCTATAACTAAGGAATCAATAACAGTATATGATATTGATGATCTACCCCACGCTGTAAGGAGAGCTTTCAGATTGGCAACTAGTGGTAAACCAGGCCCAATACATTTGAGGATACCAAACAGTGTATTAGAAAGTGAAGCCAAAGAGATAAGTCTAAATGCACAAAAGGAGTTTTCTCACTTTCCTTCTCAAAGACCCTTAGCAGATTCCGAAATGATAGAAAAGGCTGCTGATTTAATTATTAATAGTAATTTTCCAGTAATCATATGCGGTCAAGGGGCCCTATATTCTATGGCCTGGGATGAAGTAATCGAACTTGCTGAACTTTTAGGAATTCCAGTAGGCACTACCATAACTGGAAAAGGGTGTATGCCAGAAACGCATCCACTTTCCATAGGGGTTGTAGGAGGAAGAGGAGGTACTATATTTGCTAATCAGATTATAAAGAACTCAGATTTAGTGATACTGGTGGGAAGTAATACTGATTCAGCAAACACTTTCTTATGGAGAATCCCGCCAATAGATAAAACAATTATCCATATAGATATAAGTGAGGAAGAAGTTGGAAATAATTATGATAGTTTAAATCTAATAGGCGATGCAAAAGTTACTTTAAGAGCAATTATTGAAAGAATAAAACTAAAAGGATTTAAGAGAAAAAAGATAAGTTTAGAGAAAAAAGATCTAATAGAGATAGAGAAAAATAAGGAAGTAAACCATGTCCGATTTATTAAGGAACTTTGGAATATAACACCAGAAAATTCTATCTTTATCTCTGATCCTGGTATAGGTGCTCTTTACTTGGCAGGATTTTATAAGGCAAAGAAATCTGGTAGATATTTTATCTTTAATTATGGTCTTGGTGGACTTGGTTATTCCATCCCCGCCTCTGTCGGTGCACATTTCGCTAGGCCAAATAGCTTAATATTTTCCCTATCTGGTGATGGAAGCTTTGGTTTTTCTGTAGGAGAATTAGAGACTATTAAGAGGCTTAATGTTAATGTAGTAATTCTTTTATTTAATAATAGTAGTTTTGGCTGGATAAGGGGAGAAATGAAGAAGAGGGGAAAGATTATTGAAACTGACTTCTTAAGCCTAGATTACATGAAAATAGGTGAAGGTTTCGGATTAAGCACATATAAAATTAGTAACGATAATGAAATTTCGGAAACGCTAAAAGATGCTATTAAAAATACTCCAGCATTAGTTGAAATTGTAATTGAATCAGAAGATAAGATGATCCCTCCTGTAACCCCTTGGAAGTATTAA
- a CDS encoding deoxycytidine triphosphate deaminase: MILSHQSIKKLLGKVILNYSEENVRENGYDLRICGDKYYEVIQGAELPEKKATLKEIEFKDKAVLNANHTYLFESCEEFDMPADLAILITLKSTLARNGFLAPPTVIDAGYKGKVNVAITAVYNSSLKKGMATHHLIFLKLDKPTERLYNGKYQGGILI; the protein is encoded by the coding sequence ATGATTCTCTCTCACCAGTCAATTAAAAAATTACTAGGTAAAGTTATTTTAAATTACTCTGAGGAAAATGTTAGAGAAAACGGTTATGATTTAAGAATTTGCGGCGATAAATATTACGAGGTAATTCAAGGTGCAGAGTTGCCGGAAAAGAAAGCAACACTAAAAGAAATAGAATTTAAAGATAAAGCTGTATTAAATGCAAATCATACTTATTTATTTGAATCTTGTGAAGAATTTGACATGCCCGCAGATTTAGCAATACTTATAACCTTAAAAAGCACATTAGCAAGGAATGGTTTTTTGGCACCTCCAACAGTAATTGATGCCGGCTATAAGGGTAAAGTGAACGTGGCAATTACAGCTGTATATAACTCTTCTCTCAAAAAAGGCATGGCAACACACCATTTAATATTCCTCAAACTTGATAAACCAACAGAAAGATTATATAATGGAAAATATCAGGGTGGTATATTGATTTAA
- a CDS encoding thiamine pyrophosphate-dependent dehydrogenase E1 component subunit alpha: MIIKPEPTLKDLQFILEENKIKASDLLEIYRRMILSRYFEEEIKRIYNQDKNPFNMSVGLIRGEMHLSIGQEAIAVGTLYNAREEDAVISTHRPHHHAIAKGVNLKGLAAEIFGKVTGLCRGKGGHMHLFDKTKNFACSGIVGASFPQAAGVAFAFKYLGKDNVAFAFAGEGASNHGTFFETLNVASAWELPLIIVIEDNKYADSTPKSLTMATTFHYQQGLANNVPSYLVDGMDVIDVYITAKKAVERARKGFGPTLIEALTYRYVGHFEGDTEEYRSKEEVEFWYSVDPIRRLENRLLKLSYADEDKLNKIKEEAKKEVSEAIKFAVESPLPNPNEAFMGVFA; encoded by the coding sequence ATGATTATAAAACCAGAACCTACATTAAAAGATTTACAATTTATTTTAGAAGAGAATAAAATAAAAGCAAGTGATTTACTAGAAATTTACAGAAGAATGATATTATCTAGGTATTTTGAAGAAGAAATTAAGAGAATATATAATCAAGATAAAAATCCATTCAACATGTCTGTAGGCTTAATAAGAGGTGAAATGCACCTATCAATAGGTCAAGAAGCTATAGCTGTAGGGACTTTGTATAATGCTCGTGAGGAAGATGCTGTGATAAGTACTCACAGGCCTCATCACCATGCTATAGCTAAAGGTGTTAATTTGAAGGGGTTGGCTGCAGAAATATTTGGAAAAGTGACAGGATTATGTAGGGGTAAAGGTGGGCATATGCATTTGTTTGATAAAACTAAGAATTTTGCCTGTAGTGGTATTGTGGGTGCCTCATTCCCACAAGCTGCAGGAGTAGCATTCGCATTTAAATATCTTGGTAAGGATAATGTGGCATTTGCATTTGCTGGAGAAGGGGCTTCAAATCACGGAACGTTTTTTGAAACGTTGAATGTTGCTAGTGCGTGGGAGCTTCCATTAATAATTGTTATTGAAGATAATAAATATGCTGACTCTACCCCCAAATCACTAACCATGGCTACCACTTTCCATTACCAACAAGGATTAGCAAATAATGTTCCGTCTTATTTAGTTGACGGAATGGACGTAATCGATGTCTATATTACAGCTAAAAAAGCTGTTGAAAGAGCACGAAAAGGATTTGGACCAACCTTAATAGAAGCATTAACTTATAGATATGTTGGCCATTTTGAAGGAGACACAGAAGAATATAGAAGTAAGGAAGAAGTTGAATTCTGGTATAGCGTGGATCCAATTAGGAGGCTTGAGAATAGATTGTTAAAGTTGAGTTACGCTGATGAAGATAAGCTAAATAAAATTAAGGAAGAAGCTAAGAAAGAAGTAAGTGAGGCAATTAAGTTTGCAGTTGAATCACCTTTGCCCAATCCTAATGAGGCTTTTATGGGGGTGTTCGCATGA
- a CDS encoding DUF973 family protein, which translates to MRGLSEGIVHLIILTAAVVMTLIVIAFIFGMFGGLSPLIEAYQVYDAVLYSHNGHYYLNFTIRNNLPITITNVEVVGTPLVNSTTIQLQTGTHSLTVEFPQSYTLIQGNIYTVVVSLGNGNSIDVSASYE; encoded by the coding sequence ATGAGAGGGTTAAGCGAAGGTATTGTTCATCTTATTATCTTAACTGCAGCAGTTGTCATGACTCTTATAGTTATAGCCTTTATCTTCGGAATGTTTGGAGGTTTATCACCGTTAATAGAGGCTTATCAAGTATATGATGCAGTGTTATATTCCCATAACGGACATTATTATCTAAATTTCACTATTAGGAATAACTTGCCTATAACTATAACAAACGTGGAAGTTGTTGGCACTCCTTTAGTTAATTCCACTACTATACAACTCCAAACTGGTACCCATTCCTTGACTGTTGAATTTCCGCAATCATATACTCTAATTCAAGGAAATATATATACTGTTGTAGTTAGTCTAGGCAATGGAAACAGTATTGATGTTTCTGCCTCATACGAATGA
- a CDS encoding alcohol dehydrogenase catalytic domain-containing protein, producing the protein MKLVRKINLNYMLKILMMKAARLVEFQKPLKIEDIEIPKVGKGDVLLKVKVCGICRSDWHLWRGDPALVAYMEWSGGKLPITQGHEVYGEVVEVGENVIRVKKGDKVVLPASSTGDNRTCRYCMEGSSNVCEHLLIAGYGIDGCFAEYMLVPERAVVDLVKVPPEIKPEWAALAGCGFGTSWNAFTMKASLKPGDTVVVIGAGGMGLSAVAIANGIGAKVIVIDINKDSLEKAKLLGSNEIYHYSGKSDELSKIAEDIMKKYGLVDIVYDTTGNPDAIIPVLPIIRPQGTLLLGGLMMKGKEIFPLPADLVVAREIKIQGVLMLPAQKYETIFNLFKEGKINLDPIIYRRISIYEVNDAYKEMSEHKNVGRFVIDKFG; encoded by the coding sequence ATGAAACTTGTTAGAAAAATCAATTTAAATTATATGTTAAAAATACTTATGATGAAGGCTGCTAGATTAGTAGAATTCCAAAAGCCTCTTAAGATCGAGGATATAGAGATTCCAAAGGTAGGTAAAGGAGATGTTTTATTAAAAGTAAAGGTTTGTGGAATATGCAGATCTGATTGGCACTTATGGCGTGGAGATCCAGCATTAGTAGCTTATATGGAATGGAGTGGTGGTAAATTACCGATAACTCAAGGACATGAGGTATACGGTGAAGTGGTTGAAGTAGGGGAAAATGTTATTAGAGTCAAGAAGGGAGATAAGGTCGTATTGCCAGCTTCCTCAACTGGAGACAATAGAACTTGTAGATACTGTATGGAAGGAAGTTCTAATGTATGTGAACATTTATTAATTGCTGGCTATGGTATTGATGGGTGTTTTGCAGAATATATGTTAGTTCCAGAAAGAGCTGTAGTAGATCTTGTCAAAGTTCCTCCAGAAATTAAACCAGAATGGGCTGCATTAGCTGGTTGCGGTTTTGGTACTTCATGGAATGCATTCACAATGAAAGCCTCCTTAAAACCAGGAGATACAGTAGTTGTTATAGGAGCTGGAGGAATGGGGCTAAGTGCCGTAGCTATTGCAAATGGTATTGGAGCAAAAGTTATAGTAATTGACATTAACAAGGATTCATTAGAAAAAGCTAAATTATTAGGTAGTAATGAGATATATCATTACTCTGGGAAATCAGACGAATTAAGTAAAATTGCTGAAGACATTATGAAGAAATATGGATTAGTTGATATAGTTTATGATACTACCGGTAATCCTGATGCTATAATCCCAGTTCTTCCCATAATTAGGCCTCAAGGAACTTTATTACTAGGTGGTTTGATGATGAAGGGTAAAGAGATATTCCCATTACCTGCAGATCTAGTTGTTGCCAGAGAAATAAAAATACAAGGGGTACTAATGCTCCCTGCCCAAAAGTATGAGACTATCTTTAACCTTTTTAAAGAGGGAAAAATTAACCTAGATCCTATAATATATAGGCGTATAAGTATATATGAAGTTAATGATGCATACAAAGAAATGAGTGAGCATAAAAACGTTGGAAGATTTGTTATTGATAAATTTGGATAA
- a CDS encoding metal-sulfur cluster assembly factor, translating into MKDKIVEILRNIYDPEIPINIYDLGLVREIRIEDKKIFIRLIFTANRGCTLADLVAVQVKYKLMKAFPDYTVEVKSDFNEEWDISYATYEGRLMLEEIYGKEAVEALINKKKIEELITANNFRVQDFNPQEYMRRIVEERYNNFKQWYEKHKII; encoded by the coding sequence TTGAAGGATAAAATAGTAGAGATTTTAAGAAATATCTACGATCCTGAAATTCCTATAAATATTTATGATTTAGGATTAGTTAGAGAAATAAGAATAGAGGATAAGAAAATTTTTATAAGATTAATTTTTACTGCAAATAGAGGTTGTACATTGGCCGACTTAGTTGCTGTTCAAGTAAAATATAAGCTAATGAAAGCTTTCCCAGATTATACAGTAGAGGTAAAGAGTGACTTTAACGAAGAATGGGACATAAGTTATGCTACTTATGAAGGAAGATTAATGTTAGAAGAAATATATGGGAAAGAAGCTGTAGAAGCATTAATAAATAAGAAAAAGATTGAGGAGCTAATTACAGCTAACAATTTTCGAGTTCAAGATTTTAATCCCCAAGAATATATGAGGAGAATTGTAGAAGAAAGATATAATAATTTTAAACAGTGGTATGAAAAACATAAAATAATTTAA
- a CDS encoding FAD-dependent oxidoreductase — protein MSEKSCDYLIIGSGIAGYHALKEFVKAKVNSRIILVTSDTEYPYDRPPLSKYYLRNEMPREKLFFERQDFYKNINNLEIILNKGVTKIDTKNHVAILENGDSIKFNKALIATGGRPRKLNLHGEEHGHYLRTLSDADKLKRDVSNAKNAVIIGAGFIGVEVASSLVTLGVNTTVIEVKPYIWNTFVDEKISRFIQQYFEKKGVKFLLNESVKEIKVEYNKVKGVITSSGKNIDADLVLVAVGIQPNVEIAKNSGIEADNGIIVDEYLRTSVKDIYAAGDVANIYDPREKKRKRIEHWNNAEYTGRLAARNMLGKENTYNFLSTVWSDIFDLHIESAGETMNYDEYIVRGKFDINSPSFAVIYLKNDSVRGYLAINRDLMELETLNNLIKNGSNISNIRDKLADENFDLSDLK, from the coding sequence ATGTCAGAAAAATCTTGTGACTATTTAATAATAGGTAGCGGAATAGCTGGATATCACGCATTAAAGGAATTTGTTAAAGCAAAAGTTAATTCCAGAATAATTCTGGTAACAAGTGATACTGAATACCCTTATGATAGACCACCATTATCTAAATATTATTTAAGAAACGAAATGCCACGAGAGAAGTTATTCTTCGAACGTCAGGATTTCTATAAGAATATAAATAATCTAGAAATCATTTTAAATAAAGGGGTTACAAAGATAGATACAAAAAATCATGTTGCTATACTAGAAAATGGAGACTCAATAAAATTTAATAAAGCCCTAATTGCAACTGGAGGAAGACCAAGAAAATTAAACCTACATGGAGAAGAACATGGCCATTACTTAAGAACTTTAAGTGATGCTGATAAATTAAAGAGAGATGTTTCAAATGCTAAAAATGCCGTAATTATAGGTGCTGGCTTTATAGGTGTTGAAGTAGCTTCTAGTTTGGTAACTTTAGGAGTTAATACTACCGTAATTGAAGTAAAACCCTATATCTGGAATACTTTTGTAGATGAAAAAATATCTAGATTCATACAACAATATTTTGAGAAGAAAGGAGTAAAATTCTTACTTAATGAATCTGTAAAAGAAATTAAGGTAGAATATAATAAGGTTAAAGGCGTTATAACTTCTTCGGGGAAAAATATAGATGCTGATTTAGTATTAGTAGCCGTGGGCATACAACCAAATGTTGAAATTGCTAAAAATAGTGGTATTGAAGCTGATAATGGTATAATTGTAGATGAATATCTACGTACTAGCGTTAAAGATATTTATGCGGCTGGTGATGTTGCAAACATTTACGATCCTAGAGAGAAGAAAAGAAAGAGAATTGAACATTGGAATAACGCAGAATATACCGGAAGATTAGCTGCAAGGAATATGCTCGGAAAAGAAAATACATATAATTTCTTATCAACAGTTTGGTCTGACATCTTCGATTTACATATAGAATCTGCTGGAGAAACCATGAATTATGATGAATATATAGTAAGAGGGAAGTTTGACATTAATAGCCCTTCCTTTGCTGTAATATATTTAAAGAATGACTCGGTAAGAGGATATTTGGCTATAAATAGAGACCTCATGGAATTAGAAACTTTAAATAATCTTATAAAGAATGGTTCTAATATCTCGAATATAAGAGATAAATTAGCTGATGAGAATTTTGATTTAAGTGACTTAAAATAA
- a CDS encoding alpha-ketoacid dehydrogenase subunit beta, whose protein sequence is MKIKGISQAIANAIAQEMERNERIIVLGEDVTYWGAVFGFTQGLFEKFGRKRVIDTPITEQTFMGISVGAATVGLHPVVSLMFVDFLGAGFDQMFNHMAKNYYMSGGQFPMPVTVITAIGGGYGDSAQHSQVLYSLFAHLPGFKVVVPSTPYDAKGLTIKALRDPNPVIIFGHKLLTGLPFLPFEGIEEEVPDEPYEIEFGKAAIRREGSDITIIAVGLMVHRSLRVAEMLQKDGISAEVIDLRTLVPLDEETITKSAKKTGRVLIVDEDYMSYGMSGEIAFRIQSKALKNLKVPIERLTVPDVPIPFSKPLEEAVIPSVNVIYEKAKKLV, encoded by the coding sequence ATGAAGATTAAGGGAATTAGTCAAGCAATAGCTAATGCAATAGCACAAGAAATGGAAAGAAATGAAAGAATAATAGTTTTGGGAGAGGATGTAACATATTGGGGTGCTGTTTTTGGCTTTACACAAGGTCTTTTTGAGAAGTTTGGAAGAAAGAGAGTAATTGATACCCCAATAACTGAACAGACATTCATGGGAATAAGTGTTGGTGCAGCAACAGTTGGTTTACACCCAGTAGTTTCCTTAATGTTTGTAGATTTCCTTGGTGCAGGATTTGATCAAATGTTCAATCATATGGCAAAGAACTATTATATGAGTGGTGGTCAATTCCCTATGCCAGTAACAGTAATAACTGCTATTGGTGGTGGATATGGGGATTCTGCACAGCATTCTCAAGTACTTTATAGTCTTTTTGCTCATTTACCTGGATTTAAGGTAGTGGTCCCTTCAACGCCTTATGATGCTAAAGGTTTAACTATAAAAGCATTAAGAGATCCTAACCCTGTAATAATATTTGGTCATAAGCTTCTCACTGGATTACCGTTCCTACCCTTTGAAGGAATTGAAGAGGAAGTTCCAGATGAGCCTTATGAAATTGAGTTTGGCAAGGCTGCTATAAGAAGAGAAGGAAGTGATATAACTATTATAGCTGTTGGGTTAATGGTACATAGAAGTTTAAGAGTTGCTGAGATGCTTCAGAAAGACGGTATTTCCGCTGAGGTTATTGATTTGAGAACTTTAGTGCCATTGGATGAAGAGACAATTACTAAGTCTGCAAAAAAGACCGGGAGGGTACTGATTGTTGATGAGGATTATATGAGTTATGGAATGAGTGGCGAAATTGCGTTTAGGATACAATCTAAAGCACTAAAGAATTTAAAGGTACCAATTGAGAGGTTAACTGTCCCAGATGTTCCCATTCCGTTTTCAAAACCATTAGAAGAAGCAGTAATACCCAGTGTGAACGTAATATATGAGAAAGCTAAAAAGTTAGTGTAA
- a CDS encoding toluene monooxygenase translates to MAKSIEELEWYKRYKELFGAFKSGTEGDRFFRDYEYRGYKKVWNTWPMLEKRLGRKKPSEYQIVTYALSYWADPRSPTYIYDKGPFELGTDHITQKWYKHFRDNSSFVKPLFEKGQWHDYEDPYKLTYWTYNSMADDNETYLDKIYEEIVSTKYDWNLSEEVLEMYKNVYDPLRYVWHILQMESMYLASMAPTSSISNVFIFMGMDHMRRVQRTAQRIKMLDIVYPSLGIGSEGRKLFEESPVFQPAREVLEKMLATYDVGEALVAYNLGVKFVLDELLLKHLPQFASKMGDEMMRHIHMSFYNDTIRHRHQTAELFKYAFSKEPGLKDVVRMWLKDWEEKAFKTTEGFREVFKGEYDNVVSQIKKVHKEYIEGIEI, encoded by the coding sequence ATGGCTAAGTCAATTGAAGAATTAGAATGGTACAAAAGATATAAAGAATTGTTTGGTGCATTTAAGAGCGGTACAGAGGGAGATAGGTTCTTCAGAGATTATGAATATAGGGGGTATAAGAAGGTATGGAACACATGGCCTATGTTAGAGAAAAGACTAGGTAGGAAAAAGCCATCAGAATATCAAATAGTAACTTATGCATTATCCTACTGGGCTGATCCTAGATCCCCAACTTACATATATGATAAAGGACCATTTGAATTAGGTACAGATCATATAACTCAGAAATGGTATAAGCACTTCAGAGACAATTCATCATTCGTAAAACCATTATTTGAGAAAGGACAATGGCATGATTATGAGGATCCATATAAACTAACCTACTGGACCTATAATTCAATGGCTGATGATAATGAAACATATCTAGACAAGATTTACGAAGAAATCGTATCAACTAAATACGATTGGAATTTAAGTGAAGAAGTTCTTGAAATGTATAAGAATGTATACGACCCATTAAGATATGTATGGCACATACTTCAAATGGAATCTATGTATTTAGCAAGTATGGCTCCGACGAGTTCAATATCAAACGTGTTTATATTTATGGGCATGGATCACATGAGAAGAGTACAGAGAACAGCGCAAAGAATTAAAATGCTTGATATAGTGTACCCTTCACTGGGAATAGGAAGTGAAGGAAGAAAGTTGTTCGAAGAGAGTCCAGTATTTCAACCTGCTAGAGAAGTTTTAGAGAAAATGTTAGCGACTTATGACGTTGGTGAAGCATTAGTGGCATATAATTTAGGTGTAAAGTTCGTACTTGATGAACTACTATTAAAGCATTTACCACAGTTTGCAAGTAAAATGGGCGACGAAATGATGAGACATATACATATGTCATTTTATAACGATACAATAAGACATAGGCACCAAACTGCTGAATTATTCAAATATGCATTTAGTAAAGAACCGGGTTTAAAGGACGTTGTAAGAATGTGGTTAAAAGACTGGGAAGAAAAGGCGTTTAAAACTACAGAAGGGTTTAGAGAAGTATTTAAAGGAGAATATGATAACGTTGTATCTCAAATAAAGAAAGTACATAAGGAGTACATAGAGGGAATAGAAATTTGA
- a CDS encoding MmoB/DmpM family protein, protein MSLDLTLESILNKYQITDLNKLPKNMVGPVLMKDEFSYGIIEAIAIDNPKTFVGVIDRGSYMRVVGDKELILTKKTLEDVVEREIRFPGEVEVRMSAYAGKIIVRGEYIKWYLEI, encoded by the coding sequence ATGAGCTTGGATCTAACTCTTGAATCAATTTTAAATAAATATCAAATAACAGATTTAAATAAATTACCAAAAAATATGGTAGGACCGGTGCTAATGAAAGATGAATTTAGTTATGGTATTATTGAAGCTATAGCGATTGATAACCCTAAAACTTTTGTAGGAGTTATTGATAGAGGTTCCTACATGAGAGTAGTAGGAGATAAAGAACTTATACTAACTAAGAAAACTTTAGAAGATGTCGTAGAAAGGGAGATAAGATTTCCCGGAGAAGTTGAAGTTAGAATGAGTGCATATGCAGGTAAGATAATCGTCAGAGGAGAGTATATAAAATGGTATTTAGAAATATGA
- a CDS encoding DUF6036 family nucleotidyltransferase: MLRELLSRISELKGSETDRFLKFLAILNTLLEDKGLGRIIIVGGFAVELYSGRSYRTGDVDVIVEGIAENLVRQVLKEISDFGLRIYLPKIREISEKGIDIVDNVYNKRKSPLKVQVDSYYIYITPPEEVVLTYLEAWKFWNSIEDRNKAVLVYCAQRNRIDVNYINLESERRGVKDFLEKLKGYC, encoded by the coding sequence TTGCTTAGGGAATTACTTTCAAGAATAAGTGAGCTGAAAGGTAGTGAAACAGATCGCTTTCTAAAATTTCTAGCAATTTTAAATACTCTTCTAGAAGATAAGGGTCTTGGTAGGATTATTATCGTTGGAGGTTTTGCTGTAGAATTATATTCTGGTAGAAGCTATAGAACAGGCGATGTGGATGTGATAGTAGAAGGTATAGCGGAAAACTTAGTACGGCAAGTATTAAAGGAGATATCGGATTTTGGGCTAAGAATATACTTACCTAAGATAAGGGAAATATCGGAAAAGGGAATTGACATAGTCGATAACGTTTATAATAAACGTAAATCTCCGCTTAAAGTACAAGTTGACTCTTATTACATCTATATTACTCCGCCGGAAGAGGTAGTATTAACTTACCTAGAAGCATGGAAATTCTGGAACAGTATTGAGGATAGAAATAAGGCTGTTCTTGTTTATTGCGCCCAACGGAACAGAATTGACGTTAATTACATAAATCTCGAAAGTGAGAGAAGAGGAGTAAAAGATTTCCTTGAGAAGTTGAAGGGTTATTGCTGA
- a CDS encoding Rieske 2Fe-2S domain-containing protein, producing MTYTGEYVKICTLDDIYEGEAKLFQVGKYEILLVNVNGKIRAYYARCAHALGLIEPEGFDGEKTITCPVHRWEYDALTGESINPEGSSLFPFDVKIEGNDIFVKVPSVPISDFKVKMFGIYRQKGVLNELGSNS from the coding sequence TTGACATATACTGGTGAATACGTAAAAATTTGTACATTAGACGATATATATGAAGGAGAGGCAAAACTATTCCAAGTTGGTAAATATGAGATTTTACTGGTAAATGTTAACGGAAAAATTAGAGCATATTATGCTAGGTGTGCTCATGCATTAGGTTTAATTGAGCCAGAAGGTTTTGATGGTGAAAAAACAATAACTTGCCCAGTTCATAGATGGGAGTACGATGCACTTACAGGAGAGAGTATAAATCCCGAAGGGAGTTCGCTTTTTCCTTTTGATGTGAAAATTGAAGGGAATGATATTTTTGTTAAAGTTCCCTCCGTTCCCATATCCGATTTCAAGGTGAAAATGTTTGGTATATATAGGCAAAAGGGTGTTTTAAATGAGCTTGGATCTAACTCTTGA